A part of Carnobacterium gallinarum DSM 4847 genomic DNA contains:
- a CDS encoding recombinase family protein has translation MAIYGYARVSTLGQELKEQKSLLKKNGAEIIFSEKMSATNRSGRNELKKLLELIKPGDIVLVKKIDRLARSIRDLRMIVDEIIEKGSSVIFIDDKMEFNGAEKSSPLQTMMLNMLGSFAEFERDLIVTRTQEGKAYAKKTNKSYREGRPKATLTTRKMEAYEKLMSGKSYKEVAKETEISKSTLQRIKRQVQENKKEASTSIAHVEE, from the coding sequence TTGGCAATTTATGGGTATGCGAGAGTCTCGACTCTCGGTCAAGAATTAAAAGAACAAAAATCATTACTGAAGAAAAATGGTGCCGAAATAATTTTTTCGGAAAAAATGTCTGCCACAAATCGAAGTGGAAGAAATGAACTAAAAAAATTGTTGGAATTAATTAAACCAGGTGATATAGTTTTAGTTAAGAAAATAGATCGTTTGGCAAGAAGTATCAGAGACTTAAGAATGATTGTAGATGAAATAATTGAAAAAGGTTCTTCAGTAATTTTTATCGACGACAAAATGGAATTTAATGGCGCTGAGAAATCTAGCCCATTGCAAACCATGATGTTAAATATGCTAGGATCGTTTGCGGAGTTTGAACGTGACCTAATTGTAACTAGAACACAAGAGGGAAAGGCATACGCTAAAAAGACCAATAAGAGCTATCGGGAAGGACGTCCAAAGGCAACACTCACGACCAGAAAAATGGAAGCCTACGAAAAATTAATGTCTGGTAAGAGTTATAAAGAAGTGGCTAAAGAGACTGAGATTAGTAAAAGTACGCTGCAAAGAATCAAACGCCAGGTGCAAGAAAATAAAAAAGAAGCTAGTACCTCAATAGCTCATGTGGAGGAATAA
- a CDS encoding helix-turn-helix domain-containing protein, which yields MLNVSEVLTILEKEGLTSSRQVVLRWIRQGDLPAVQKTRKEGYQVAQSDLDEFIARKKETAASTESAVQITNDYRAGYQAAIKDLLEKAMVSGSGDLFLFRKNVSIPIHLADFKEMAARNFSTGKNNTFYQTAIKNLFHPFGRKTPENVIYVYPLGDYYKLANLIISKEELSDFMKEMDLEGASLSDVFARLYLYYLTSGKVK from the coding sequence ATGTTAAACGTCTCTGAAGTACTCACCATTCTTGAAAAAGAAGGCCTGACGAGTTCTAGACAAGTTGTATTGCGTTGGATTCGTCAAGGAGACTTGCCAGCTGTACAAAAGACTCGGAAAGAAGGCTATCAGGTGGCGCAATCAGACCTCGATGAATTTATCGCAAGGAAAAAAGAAACAGCTGCAAGCACCGAATCCGCCGTACAGATAACCAATGACTATCGAGCAGGCTACCAGGCAGCCATAAAAGATCTGTTGGAGAAAGCTATGGTGAGCGGGTCCGGAGACCTTTTTCTTTTCAGGAAAAATGTCAGTATCCCGATCCATTTAGCTGATTTCAAGGAAATGGCAGCGAGAAATTTCTCTACAGGGAAAAACAACACCTTCTATCAAACCGCCATTAAAAATCTCTTTCACCCATTCGGACGGAAGACACCGGAGAACGTCATCTATGTCTATCCTTTGGGAGATTATTATAAATTAGCCAACCTGATTATCAGTAAAGAAGAATTGTCTGATTTCATGAAAGAAATGGATTTGGAAGGTGCCAGTCTTTCTGATGTTTTCGCGCGCCTTTATCTTTACTATCTGACTTCAGGTAAAGTAAAGTAA
- a CDS encoding IS1634 family transposase, with amino-acid sequence MAIINQFDKRSGITYVYESISYWDKEKKQPRAKRTLIGKRDSNTGEIIPTDGRGRKHKEDPEAANSRKPGPVPIEIASRRFYGTTYLLDEIGKKLGLTEDLKQCFPASYKQIQSIAYYMILESESPLFRFEKWSTLHKHPYDKNISSQRSSELFSDISEEERTKFFMLQEKRRSGDEYWAYDTTSVSSYSQTLRQAQYGKNKEDDRLPQINLALVFGEKSGLPFYYRKLAGNIPDVRTVQNLLADFAVLGFDKVKLVMDRGFYSEANVNGLLKDHLKFIVAIQTSNCFARKAIDTVYDNFRSFENFDEQHELYSKTVLSEWEYKQERPYKKDVLTDKKRVYLHIYFNIDKFAEDETNFDRKLMAMRKEILSGKRVAKHERFYKQYFQIKETPIRGLQVTVIEDAVKATKRYYGYFTLISNEKMDAMAALELYRNKDLIEKAFGNIKDRLNLRRLLVSSEKSLDGKLFVAFVALIYLSYLKKHMHEAELYQNYTIQSALDKLDIIECFEYPGYDLRVGEVLTKQKQIYEALGITPPA; translated from the coding sequence ATGGCTATTATAAACCAGTTTGATAAACGAAGTGGCATTACCTATGTTTACGAATCCATATCCTATTGGGATAAGGAAAAGAAACAACCCCGGGCGAAACGCACACTGATCGGTAAGCGTGATTCTAATACAGGAGAAATCATTCCGACCGATGGTCGTGGCAGAAAACACAAGGAGGATCCGGAAGCTGCTAACTCAAGGAAACCAGGACCGGTACCTATCGAAATAGCTAGCCGCAGGTTTTACGGTACCACATATCTACTGGATGAGATTGGTAAAAAACTGGGTCTAACAGAAGATCTTAAGCAATGCTTTCCCGCTAGCTACAAACAAATCCAATCCATTGCTTACTATATGATTCTTGAATCTGAATCCCCGCTTTTTCGTTTTGAAAAATGGAGCACACTTCATAAGCATCCCTATGATAAAAATATTTCTTCACAGCGCAGCAGTGAACTTTTTTCAGATATTTCTGAAGAAGAAAGAACAAAGTTCTTTATGCTTCAGGAGAAACGACGCTCCGGAGATGAATACTGGGCTTATGATACTACCTCAGTGTCCAGTTATTCCCAAACGCTTCGCCAAGCTCAATATGGCAAAAACAAGGAAGACGATAGACTGCCTCAGATTAACTTGGCACTCGTATTCGGTGAAAAATCCGGTCTTCCTTTCTATTATCGAAAGCTAGCCGGCAACATTCCGGATGTGCGGACTGTTCAAAATCTTCTAGCGGATTTTGCAGTTCTCGGCTTTGATAAAGTGAAACTGGTCATGGACCGTGGATTTTATAGCGAGGCGAATGTCAACGGCCTTCTTAAGGATCACTTGAAATTCATTGTTGCGATTCAGACAAGCAATTGCTTTGCACGCAAAGCAATCGATACCGTTTATGACAACTTCCGTTCTTTCGAGAACTTCGATGAGCAGCATGAATTGTATTCCAAGACTGTCCTTTCAGAATGGGAATATAAGCAAGAACGCCCCTACAAGAAGGATGTTCTCACAGATAAAAAGCGGGTTTATTTACACATTTACTTCAACATCGATAAGTTTGCTGAAGATGAAACCAACTTCGATCGTAAACTTATGGCTATGCGGAAGGAGATTCTGAGTGGCAAACGTGTTGCGAAACATGAGCGATTCTACAAGCAGTATTTCCAAATTAAAGAAACTCCGATTCGTGGCTTACAGGTTACTGTTATAGAAGATGCAGTGAAGGCGACAAAACGTTATTATGGCTACTTCACTTTGATATCCAACGAAAAGATGGATGCCATGGCCGCACTGGAATTATACAGAAACAAAGATCTCATCGAGAAAGCCTTTGGTAATATTAAAGACCGCTTAAATCTTCGCCGCCTATTGGTGTCATCTGAGAAAAGCCTTGACGGAAAACTCTTCGTTGCATTTGTCGCGCTCATATATTTATCTTATCTCAAAAAACACATGCATGAAGCAGAACTTTATCAAAACTATACGATTCAGTCTGCCTTGGATAAACTTGATATTATAGAATGTTTTGAGTATCCAGGCTACGACCTTAGGGTCGGTGAGGTTCTTACAAAGCAAAAACAAATTTACGAAGCACTAGGCATCACCCCGCCTGCATAG
- a CDS encoding DUF6075 family protein — MYNDNYTELLIKDKTSETDVERKALFLIFSTDDLYRKVTHLYDFKEHSIKPESLENGEVDLSSSSRKLVLAAFNLYNGHYKADLCDTFAGLDDENFDLMIQAIKIRFNK; from the coding sequence ATGTACAACGACAATTACACAGAGCTACTTATTAAGGACAAGACCAGTGAAACCGATGTTGAGCGTAAAGCTCTGTTTCTTATCTTCTCAACTGACGACTTATACAGAAAAGTGACGCACCTATATGATTTCAAGGAACACTCTATTAAACCGGAATCCCTAGAAAATGGAGAAGTAGACTTAAGCAGCAGCTCACGCAAATTAGTTTTGGCGGCATTTAATTTATACAATGGACACTACAAAGCCGATTTATGTGATACCTTCGCTGGCCTTGACGACGAAAACTTCGACTTAATGATCCAAGCCATAAAAATTCGATTCAACAAATGA
- a CDS encoding DEAD/DEAH box helicase family protein, with translation MAEVQFEKALIKKIEAEGWTYRKDYSNVGIKELEEHWRDILNEMNAHKLNKKPLSDIEFGLILQELQRIRTPFDAQLLLVGAGGVGSILLTRDDGTNLEIEIFYEDDVAGGRSRYEVVNQVIFSDLPKGLTTKRIIDLSLLINGIPVAHIELKDEHLQNQWNAFEQLKGYHGDGLYEGLFGMVQVQFILSQHAAHYLARPNSLDNYNKTFVFGWRDENNKDITDAFEFAHQIMGIPALHRLVTINMIPDASSDNLMVMRSYQIKATRKIIDRMRKMETNGLIEKEGGYIWHTTGSGKTVTSFKVAQLLASSPRVRTVLFIVDRVDLIDQTLDNFKDFAYAHFKNRIKKVNGQELKRELKHKGASQIVLISVQGLTKAVKSGLVNNDWNVIIMDEAHRSASGESVGLIKKAFSKTTWFGFTGTPNFYSDELNEVKTTRDISTHDIFGKRLHTYTIKDAIGDGNVLGFDVTYFKPNFVIENPDTQFDAQDYEKEIYQSDMYRQEVVQDILTNWEKTSSGALIAGRRKENEFQAMFAVSGKQAVMHYYNIFKEKAPHLNVAMTFSKDESNEVGTKEQNEFLKRAIKDYVNRYKVFSILDAVNPTRAYMLDITKRLARKKPYNKGNDEDRLDLVIVSDQLLTGFDSRYINMIYMDKMLKEGMLIQAMSRTNRTFDRNSKPHGKVRFYRQGDEMQAFVENALRIYTRGGNDTLQEAEDETEKELNGGLEDDDILAKSQSQQILSLEDSVVRLKELAGEDFSQVPRGEIELKEFVGLALPTQNKIQRLIQQGYELGSEIEELNDQNEPSGHMVTLDIASNAEFGGLQARLNDAIEKLPPSEKPDITAIKLGIEFYDHEIIDYDHLVELLNLYIDKTTDANKESIEKHITPMDDESRKEIQEIVVEIESGDITTHFTTETLQTTRGKYRTQRRELIIRRWAANQDVNGNRIVEAFDLFLPGYTLNDNPKLAEIVHFIEEEENISFFGASDFEEALMNFFNSL, from the coding sequence ATGGCAGAAGTACAATTTGAAAAGGCTTTAATTAAAAAGATTGAAGCCGAAGGCTGGACCTATAGAAAAGACTATTCCAATGTTGGTATAAAAGAATTAGAAGAACACTGGCGTGACATATTGAATGAAATGAATGCGCATAAGTTGAATAAAAAACCTCTTTCAGACATTGAATTTGGCCTGATTCTTCAAGAACTACAACGCATTCGTACGCCGTTTGACGCACAGCTTTTATTAGTGGGTGCTGGTGGAGTCGGTTCGATTCTGTTAACTCGTGACGATGGAACTAATTTGGAAATTGAAATTTTTTATGAAGATGATGTGGCCGGTGGACGTTCTCGGTATGAAGTGGTTAATCAAGTTATTTTCTCAGATTTACCCAAAGGATTAACTACGAAACGCATTATTGATTTGTCTTTACTGATAAACGGAATTCCTGTTGCCCATATTGAATTAAAAGACGAACACCTACAAAATCAATGGAATGCCTTTGAACAATTAAAAGGCTATCATGGGGATGGCTTATATGAAGGGTTATTTGGGATGGTCCAAGTTCAATTTATCCTTAGCCAGCACGCAGCTCATTACTTAGCACGTCCTAATTCATTAGACAACTACAATAAGACGTTTGTTTTTGGATGGAGAGATGAGAACAATAAAGACATTACGGATGCTTTTGAATTTGCGCACCAAATCATGGGAATTCCTGCCTTACATCGATTGGTTACGATTAATATGATCCCAGATGCATCCTCTGATAATTTGATGGTGATGCGTAGCTATCAAATCAAAGCAACACGAAAAATTATCGATCGAATGAGAAAAATGGAAACCAATGGGCTTATCGAAAAAGAAGGTGGTTATATTTGGCATACGACGGGATCAGGTAAAACGGTAACGTCTTTTAAAGTTGCTCAATTATTAGCTTCGTCCCCTAGGGTGCGTACTGTTCTCTTTATCGTAGACCGTGTGGATTTGATTGATCAAACCTTAGATAATTTTAAAGATTTTGCCTATGCACATTTTAAAAATAGAATCAAAAAAGTGAATGGACAGGAGCTTAAAAGAGAATTGAAGCACAAAGGTGCTTCTCAAATCGTACTCATTTCCGTTCAAGGACTCACTAAGGCTGTAAAAAGTGGCTTAGTGAATAATGATTGGAACGTCATTATCATGGATGAAGCGCACAGAAGTGCCAGTGGAGAATCTGTAGGATTAATTAAGAAAGCATTCAGTAAAACAACTTGGTTTGGTTTTACCGGTACACCAAACTTTTATAGTGATGAACTAAACGAGGTAAAAACGACACGAGATATTTCTACTCATGATATATTTGGAAAACGTCTACACACCTATACGATTAAAGATGCGATTGGTGATGGGAATGTATTAGGGTTTGATGTGACGTATTTTAAACCCAATTTTGTGATTGAGAATCCAGATACTCAATTTGATGCACAAGACTATGAAAAAGAAATTTATCAAAGTGATATGTACCGTCAAGAAGTAGTCCAAGATATTTTAACCAATTGGGAAAAAACTTCTAGTGGAGCGTTAATTGCAGGAAGAAGAAAAGAAAATGAGTTTCAAGCTATGTTTGCGGTGTCTGGTAAACAAGCTGTTATGCATTATTACAACATTTTCAAAGAAAAAGCTCCTCATTTAAACGTAGCGATGACATTTTCTAAGGATGAATCCAATGAGGTAGGAACAAAAGAACAGAATGAGTTTCTAAAAAGAGCGATTAAAGACTATGTGAATCGCTATAAGGTATTCAGTATCTTAGACGCAGTGAATCCTACTCGTGCCTATATGTTAGATATCACAAAGAGGTTAGCTCGTAAAAAGCCTTACAATAAAGGGAATGACGAAGATCGTTTAGACTTAGTGATTGTGTCAGATCAATTATTAACCGGTTTTGACTCTCGGTACATTAATATGATTTATATGGATAAGATGTTAAAAGAAGGCATGTTAATTCAAGCAATGTCCCGAACGAATCGTACCTTTGACCGAAACAGTAAACCTCATGGAAAAGTACGTTTTTATCGTCAAGGAGATGAGATGCAAGCTTTTGTCGAAAACGCGTTACGTATTTATACAAGAGGTGGAAATGATACGCTTCAAGAAGCTGAAGATGAAACTGAGAAAGAATTAAATGGTGGACTAGAAGACGATGATATTCTAGCTAAATCACAAAGTCAACAAATTCTAAGCTTAGAAGATTCAGTCGTACGTCTCAAAGAACTTGCTGGAGAAGATTTTAGTCAGGTTCCACGTGGAGAGATTGAATTAAAAGAGTTTGTGGGTCTAGCTTTACCCACACAAAATAAAATTCAACGTTTGATTCAACAGGGGTATGAGCTGGGTAGCGAAATTGAGGAATTAAACGATCAAAATGAACCTTCGGGTCATATGGTGACATTAGATATTGCAAGTAATGCTGAATTTGGAGGCTTACAAGCTCGATTAAATGACGCTATTGAAAAATTACCTCCTTCAGAAAAGCCAGATATAACGGCAATTAAGTTGGGAATTGAGTTTTATGACCATGAAATAATTGATTATGATCACTTAGTTGAACTATTGAATCTCTATATTGATAAGACAACCGATGCGAATAAAGAATCGATTGAGAAACATATTACGCCAATGGATGATGAAAGTCGTAAAGAAATTCAAGAAATTGTGGTTGAAATTGAATCTGGAGACATTACAACTCACTTTACAACAGAAACACTTCAGACCACTCGTGGAAAATATCGCACACAACGTAGGGAATTAATTATTCGTCGTTGGGCAGCCAATCAAGATGTGAATGGAAATAGAATTGTGGAAGCTTTTGATTTATTCTTACCAGGTTATACCTTGAATGATAATCCAAAGCTTGCGGAAATCGTTCATTTTATTGAAGAAGAAGAAAATATTTCATTTTTTGGTGCTTCTGATTTTGAAGAAGCCTTGATGAATTTCTTTAATTCGTTGTAA
- a CDS encoding DDE-type integrase/transposase/recombinase, producing the protein MNLHLRKISGYPFNKDMETEIVIKALEDASLKRELLNNCMVHTDLGSQYTSAEYEKRLKELGISHSYSCKGCPYDNAGIESFHASLKKEHVYQRSTYSMFEETKTQLFSYVQGFYATRKIHRALAYLTPSQLE; encoded by the coding sequence ATGAATCTGCATTTAAGAAAGATTAGTGGGTATCCTTTTAATAAAGACATGGAAACAGAAATTGTCATTAAAGCTCTAGAAGACGCTAGTCTAAAACGGGAATTACTAAACAATTGTATGGTGCATACAGATTTAGGATCCCAATATACTAGCGCAGAATATGAAAAAAGGCTTAAAGAATTAGGAATTTCACACTCCTACAGCTGTAAAGGCTGTCCTTATGACAATGCAGGAATTGAATCTTTTCATGCATCATTAAAGAAAGAACATGTGTATCAAAGATCGACGTATTCAATGTTTGAAGAAACGAAAACTCAACTTTTTAGTTATGTACAAGGATTTTACGCTACTCGAAAAATTCACAGAGCGTTAGCTTATTTGACTCCTAGTCAATTGGAGTAG
- the lacG gene encoding 6-phospho-beta-galactosidase, translating into MKKLPKDFIFGGATAAYQAEGATQTDGKGRVAWDTYLEENYWYTAEPASDFYHRYPVDLELSEKFGVNGIRISIAWSRIFPTGFGEVNPKGVEYYHNLFSECHKRHVEPFVTLHHFDTPEVLHSDGDFLNRKNIDYFVNYAEFCFKEFSEVNYWTTFNEIGPIGDGQYLVGKFPPGIKYDFEKLFQSHHNMMLAHARAVKLYKDNGYSGEIGVVHALPTKYPYDPSNPGDVRAAELEDIIHNKFILDATYLGRYSQKTMEGVNHILSVNGGKLDLREEDFEILEAAKDLNDFLGINYYMSDWMRAFDGESEITHNSTGAKGGSKYQLKGVGRREFDVDVPRTDWDWMIYPQGLYDQMMRVKNDYPNYKKIYVTENGLGYKDEFVDGTVKDDARIDYVKKHLEIISDAITAGVNVKGYFIWSLMDVFSWSNGYEKRYGLFYVDFETQERYPKKSAYWYKKLAETQIIE; encoded by the coding sequence ATGAAGAAGTTACCAAAAGATTTTATTTTCGGCGGCGCAACAGCAGCCTATCAAGCTGAAGGGGCGACGCAAACAGATGGCAAAGGCCGTGTAGCTTGGGATACTTATCTTGAAGAAAACTATTGGTATACAGCAGAGCCAGCCAGTGATTTTTATCATCGTTATCCTGTGGACCTGGAGCTTAGTGAAAAATTCGGTGTAAACGGCATTCGGATTTCCATTGCATGGTCACGTATTTTTCCGACTGGTTTTGGTGAAGTAAATCCTAAAGGCGTTGAATACTATCATAATCTCTTTTCAGAATGTCATAAACGTCATGTAGAACCTTTTGTCACGCTGCATCATTTTGATACTCCTGAAGTGTTGCATTCAGATGGAGACTTCTTAAATCGTAAAAACATTGACTATTTTGTTAATTACGCTGAATTCTGTTTTAAAGAATTTTCAGAAGTTAACTATTGGACTACGTTCAACGAAATAGGCCCGATAGGTGATGGTCAGTACTTAGTGGGTAAATTCCCACCAGGGATTAAGTATGATTTTGAAAAATTATTCCAATCCCATCATAATATGATGCTTGCACATGCAAGAGCTGTCAAGCTTTATAAGGATAATGGATATTCAGGAGAAATTGGTGTCGTTCATGCACTTCCAACAAAGTACCCTTATGATCCATCTAATCCAGGTGATGTTCGAGCAGCAGAATTGGAAGACATTATTCACAATAAATTTATTCTTGATGCCACTTACTTGGGTAGGTACTCTCAAAAAACGATGGAGGGTGTCAATCATATTCTCTCCGTAAATGGTGGCAAGTTAGACCTTCGTGAAGAAGATTTTGAAATTCTTGAAGCAGCTAAGGATTTAAATGATTTTCTAGGCATTAATTATTACATGAGCGATTGGATGCGTGCCTTTGATGGTGAATCAGAAATTACGCATAATTCAACCGGAGCTAAAGGCGGATCTAAATATCAGCTAAAAGGTGTCGGAAGAAGAGAGTTTGACGTAGATGTTCCACGAACTGATTGGGACTGGATGATCTATCCACAAGGCTTATATGATCAAATGATGCGGGTCAAAAATGATTATCCTAATTATAAAAAAATCTATGTTACTGAAAATGGCTTAGGTTATAAAGATGAATTCGTAGATGGTACAGTCAAGGATGATGCACGTATCGATTATGTTAAAAAGCATTTAGAGATCATTTCAGATGCAATAACAGCAGGTGTGAACGTGAAAGGTTATTTCATATGGTCATTGATGGATGTTTTCTCATGGTCAAATGGCTATGAGAAACGCTATGGATTATTCTATGTGGATTTTGAAACACAGGAACGTTATCCGAAGAAAAGTGCATACTGGTATAAGAAGTTGGCAGAAACTCAGATAATCGAATAG
- a CDS encoding DNA/RNA non-specific endonuclease has translation MIKGRKLLWTMSSILLLSGCTPTEAVTEEIKASSSIESSVEVASVPTDTEESKEIEEVYSDSVVPSDASESAEPQSSVSFDGYTLIEVYGGDLSGYRTANVVVDIGFGDREYWAYTNEYGQLVRVVAAEIILQDNATEPVNSEGRYYDDEAKVPGTENANLDEGHVIADSLGGVANAYNITPQDSVLNRHGDQAYMERNIVQAGGATNFEAIITYPDTTTQVPSYYKYTYTINGYQVVDEFQNVNPDEYNAAQGLTGEASSTPDSSGIATFAAPTETAGGDVSAVDTNGNGQVTIQEAKNAGYAMPIYSNHWLYPYMDDRDGDGQVGE, from the coding sequence ATGATAAAAGGAAGAAAGTTATTGTGGACTATGAGCAGTATACTGTTGCTCAGTGGGTGTACCCCGACAGAAGCAGTAACAGAAGAAATAAAGGCGTCTAGTTCGATCGAATCTAGCGTTGAAGTGGCTTCAGTACCTACTGATACGGAAGAAAGTAAAGAAATCGAGGAAGTATATTCAGACTCGGTAGTTCCTTCGGATGCTTCTGAAAGTGCCGAACCCCAGTCATCTGTATCATTTGATGGCTATACATTAATCGAAGTGTACGGCGGGGACTTGTCAGGCTATCGTACAGCAAATGTTGTCGTTGATATCGGTTTTGGTGACAGGGAATATTGGGCCTATACAAATGAATATGGGCAATTGGTTCGAGTTGTTGCAGCAGAAATCATTTTGCAAGATAATGCCACTGAACCAGTCAATTCTGAAGGACGTTATTATGATGACGAAGCAAAAGTGCCGGGCACAGAGAACGCAAATCTCGACGAAGGACATGTTATAGCAGACTCCTTAGGGGGTGTGGCCAATGCCTATAACATAACACCACAAGACAGTGTGCTGAATCGTCATGGGGATCAGGCTTATATGGAACGAAACATTGTACAAGCAGGTGGGGCCACTAATTTTGAGGCGATCATTACCTACCCAGATACAACTACACAAGTTCCAAGTTATTATAAATACACGTATACGATTAATGGATACCAAGTAGTAGATGAATTCCAAAATGTTAACCCAGATGAATACAATGCAGCACAAGGGCTAACAGGAGAGGCTAGCTCAACTCCTGACAGTTCTGGAATAGCAACATTCGCTGCGCCTACCGAAACTGCTGGAGGAGACGTATCTGCTGTAGATACGAACGGCAATGGACAAGTCACGATCCAAGAAGCGAAAAATGCAGGGTACGCCATGCCGATTTATAGTAATCATTGGTTGTATCCATACATGGATGACCGAGATGGGGATGGACAAGTCGGGGAATAA
- a CDS encoding helix-turn-helix domain-containing protein — MIDYRYQTFLVLADSLDYAKVEEELCLSKPAITQHIHYLETDLEVTLFQNQGGNLVLTKKGQLLKNRLVVINDHIDDLLRSLASK, encoded by the coding sequence ATGATTGACTATCGTTACCAAACCTTCCTAGTTTTAGCGGATTCCTTAGACTATGCAAAGGTTGAGGAAGAACTGTGCCTATCAAAACCAGCGATTACGCAGCATATCCACTATCTCGAAACGGATTTGGAAGTTACATTATTCCAGAACCAGGGTGGCAATTTGGTACTTACCAAAAAAGGACAATTACTGAAAAACCGTTTGGTTGTCATCAATGATCACATTGATGATTTATTACGCTCATTGGCCAGTAAATAG